The genome window CTGGTAGGATTAAGTACAGGGTACTTGGGCAGTCTCACCACACTCAGTGGATGGAACCAGAAGATGCTTGAATCATCTTCCAAGGGCCATTGGGTGCATACTGTTGCTGGCCTGATACTTGGTAAGATAACATAGTTTGAAGACAGGTTAGCTTATAATTTGCGGAGGATTTATTGGTTGTCACTTGCTTGCACAGTTTTTGTTCTTATCTTTCTACCCATCTATAGGGATTTTCCTTGTCAACTATAGTATCATTGTTGGGGTTGGATGTGCTGGAGGACTCCGCAGAGGCATTATTGCTTGGTGTGACAAGAGAAATACCAATCTGGAAAAATGGAGGGTGAATAACTGCAATAAACATGTGGTTGTGATGACCGCTGTTCTACTGATATGGTGCTTGTTATGGACTCTGAGTGGAGAATTCTTTAGGGTTAAGTTGAACAGAGTCAGTAATTCTGCTGTTCCTTGGCTAGCTTTCTTGGTGGGTCCCCCAGGTGTGTGGCTCCGATGGCGCTTGGCTAGGCTTAATGGACGAGGTATAGGAAGCAAGCGAATGCTCAAATGGCTACCAATTGGAACTCTGTTGGCCAATGTACTTGCAGCAACCATTTCGGCTGCAGCTGCTATTATAAGCAAAGCGGTAAGCATCCGGTGCAAAATTCAGGGTCAATCTTGAACTTATATTTTGCTGTTCTTCACTAATATTACTTTGAACTGACAATTTATAAACAAATTGCACCTGCTAGAGGGGAGTTGCTTCCTGCAAGTTTTTTTTATATTGTCATAATTTAGGGTCTGATAGATCCCCACACAATGGCAGGGAACACACAAAATCACAGATCTGCATCTGCATTCATACATGCATCTACTCACAATCTTTTAGGTTTCCTTTGAGCAAGCAAATGTGTTTTTTTCTTGTCTTTATTGTGTGTGTGATGTTTTGCACTAATTAATTTGTTGTTTTGTTCAGGTAAACACAGAGAAATGTGCAATCATTGTCAGTGGATTTCAATTAGGCTTTCCTGGCTGCTTGAGCACAGTTTCTACTTTTGCAGCTGAGATATATGGTATGTGGAAGACTGGACATGGCTGGAGAGCCTTCTTCTACATCATTATTACCTTCTTTCCATCTTTTGCACTGGGAACTCTTGTATTCTCAGTTCCTATATGGATTAAGCATTATGAATAATAATTCATACTAACATTATAAATAGTAATTCATATTGCAATCTCAGGTTAAAGAATGGCTGTAGCTGCTTATTCATCATTCTTGTCTTGGTGTAAAGAGTAACAAGGCTTGACTTATTCTACCAATTAAGGTTTAAGAATAATAAGGCTGACTTAATAAAACATGACCTTCATGGATTGGATTCAGGAAACAGCCTCTCTATTCTACAGCCCTGAAGTATCTAGCACCAGTAGTACCTCAGACCTCAAAATGAAGGAAGCCTCATACACTGTGACACCCTTTTCTTTTGCTTGAAAAGTGGATGAGAAATCACATAACATATCAGCAATCTTTGATCTTTCTCTAAGTATACTCTGGCTGTATTAAATTCTGGGATTGTTTCAATTCAACCAGTTACTTACACTGCCATATGTGGGGATCAGTAAATTTCATTTTATACCTCCACATGAACTGTTCTACTGTTTGTTTTTTGAAATATCATCATCCCTTTTGTGTCGGGAGATTTCAAGCATGTGTGACCTTAACTGAAATTGACACTTCTATTTTGTCAGCCTGCAATAAATGAGATATATGCTCCttcaacttaaaaaatttatattataatctttataattatgaaagtaaaatatttagatctatttatcctaatatcattgattttatcaataaaaatataaaaataatagataaaaaattaattttaatgttcCAATTAGCAGTGATAGACGGTGTCGGTGGTTGCGGAGGACAGCATCGTTAGGGGTTATGGGTGGCTActgtggatgaggagagtagTGGCCAAAGAGAAGGGTCATTCTACATTTGCGTGGACGCCAATACAGTTGGCAAATGGTGAAAGAGCCACTAATGCAATGTAAAAGGCCTCTCGACAACGATGTAGAGGCAGAGTGGCGAAAGGGCCTCTCATTGCATCAATGTCGACGTAGTTATCGAGCGACAAAATTGTCACTTAGCATCTACATTGGCATTGGCAATGACAGATGCAGACGCCATCGCTCGATATCTATATCAGTATCAATGCAGATGCAGAACGACATCACTCTGCATATGTATTGACGTCGATACAAATGCGGCAACTGCGTTGAGAGCGACCCTCATCTCTGACTACTGCTCTCCTTATCCACAACAACCACCTGTGACCCACAGCAGTGTTGTTGTTCACAATCATCTGTCACcattaattgaaatattaaaattaattttttgctcATTGTTTTCGTGTTTCTATTAGTAAAATCAACGATGTTATGGTAAATAGATGTAGATATTTTACTCTCATAACtatagaaattttaatataaatttttttaagccTAGGGAGCATGATGCTAAGGAGGTCTAAATACATTGGATAATCTGTAATTAGCTATCGGCAATGGTGTTGCTTCACTTATCGCACGTAGCGACGTTGCATAACCATCGTAGGGTTGTCACACCTCATAATGCTTGTATTGGATATGCAACCATTGCTTGCGATTGGGTTGGTGACCACCGAAGGTCACTGCTCTTAACAATATTATCATCGACAATGATCGATTGATAAAACACGAGGAACCTCACATTACCCGCAAGCATATAATAAGATGGACTAGATAAAAAAGTAGATTAGCAATACAGATGAAATGTTCATACATcgtaaataaaaatcaaataataacttTTCATAAGCAAAAGATGCTACCAAatagatataaaatatttgattttagactctaataccaattatgagTATAAAAATCATCCTTATGCATTTATTATGTGAAAAACTTTAATGtaaaaatctaaaatcaaataacaatagatccATTTTACGATGAGCACCTTTCAATGTCATTCGGAAAACTTTTATCTTATCTGCATCATAGTTAGATCCGAAAGCTATAGTGATACGAATTTGTAAGGAGAACTAGACCCGTATTCTCCTTTCTTCCTATCATTCACAAGATTGTTATGAGCAATAAATTTAGAGATAAATAggagatgagagaagatatgtaatctcACATTGAATAGTTTACGTGACTATGGggagatgagagaagatctataatctctcattAACTGATTTACGTGACTATGAGAGAAGATCTATACTCTCAGTAATGTCACATATCATTATCTTCTCTTATCTGTATATCCATATATCCACATCCATACTGAGTCCTTAGGAGGTCAGTAATAAGTATGAGAACCTTTCCCATCAAGATTATCTCGTAAagaattctatcataattaaatattttttttctattgatcgataatcagaatctaatcatatatataatatatcttacctaattagataagataataTAATATGTCACAAAATCTAACAGGCAAAAGAGTGGTCATCTACAATAATCACCGAACACGATGAATGGTAGATACCTCGAACAAGTCACGACAAGGCCTTGAGGATCCCAAACCACGATGTGATTCGGGACACCTTGGATTGTGATCCTAGATCAAGCTAAGTCTATTAATGGAGTTTAAGCAAATACACTAGTAGAGAAGAAATAAACTTAAAAGAGAATTTTTCCTAACAACCAGCGAGTAAATCAGGAACAGGCTACCTTTGAACTGAGAAGATGCTAGGGAGGATCAGACCCTCGCCCGTTCTCCACCACACCATGAGGCCTGGTTGATAACTCGAGTTGTTTGCCATTCCTTTCCAAGGTTAAATATGGGTTAAAGACTGATAGCAAACCACTACTACGAGGGACAAAATAAAAGATTCTCTAAAAAGAGAGCTTGAATTTATTGGGAGGGAAGTAGATTGAGACCAGATGATAAATCTTAGACAATCTACGAGCTTGGTTCGAGGCATATGTGGGCCCGAGGGCATCAGCCCACAGTCTCCCCCAttcttcaaattttattttcttcaaaatatatatatatatatatatatatatatatatatatatataattatggaaGCGTGATTTGCTTCCATAATCCGACTACTTTGCCTCCATGCTTCATCTACAGAAACCAGAACTCAAGTGGTTTCACATGCAGTTAGTGTTTAGCTTGTAAATAcatctttttatcaaatttgcATGACCGAATGGAAACCAAAACTCTTCAGATTCCACCAAGGTACGACTCAATGACCAGAACGGCCGATCAGCTGAATTCTGCATCATTTTATCTGCAATTATCTGTCCTTTCAATTGAATAGCAACAAGTAAATTTGCAGAAGAGGAAAGTTTACCATTCGGCATGATAGACACCAATCTTTACAGCAAGCTTTGAGTTGACGATCCACGGAGGAACGTCATAACACCTCATCCTTGAGATAGCTGCAACCATTTAAACATGGCAACAGGCATAGGAAATTTATAGAGAACTTACATAAAGAAATGCATGCGGTACATGTTCTCACGATAAAGATGTCAATTAAATATGCTGAGCCACTTAAAGGTGTTAGCATACTCTATCATTCCACAACTTAGAAAATATCCCCATAATGTTTACAAAAGGAGACGATGCAGTATACAAATCACACAGTGCAGTAATAAGCAGAGTGTCTGATGGCATAGCATAAATAGTATATGTTTTTATTGAATCTTCCCTTCTGGCCATAAATGAGAACATTACCGATGAATTCAATGGAGGTGTGACTATATTACAAAAATGTGACATGCTCTTTCGAGGAAATTAGTCATACTTCATTGAACAAAAGGAGTGAGCTGTCTGGTCACAGAACAAATATCATTCCAAAGGATGAGCAGGATATGAGCAGCCTATAAACTTCGATAGTCTATAACAGTCACTTCATCTTCTGGAGCATCAAGATCTTGATAACTGCAAATCAAAGATGACCAGTTAAAAATACATCGACAAGATAGACAGAATCCAGCAGCACATAATGGTGGCACGACCACGAAAACTAAATCATTACCAAAAGTTCAGAAATAACAAAGTGCAAAAGTACATTAGTTCTAGTAAAAAACATACAAACTGATACAAGAATGTCACAGACCTTATGCGACGAGGATCATGTCGAAATGCTGGCGGCATAGCAAGAACTGGCGCTGAACCACTCACTTGCGGACCAAGCCTTCCTTTGATACCCCGACGGCCTCCAGTAGCTTCAAACGATGATGGTCCACTAGTGTCCCTCAACATACGCATGGCAACCTCTGGTGGGGCAGGGACAAAAGGTCCCAACGGGCTAATatgtaataattaaattttagacAAGATTAATAGAGGTAATAATTCGATTTGAACTCTGGGAACCACCGACTCACCCAGCACCAGGAACAGGCATTAACACTGGTGGAGGAGGAATATCTGAGGGAAAAGCACCATGCAAGCCTTGTCCACCATAAGCATCATACAGAGGTTTGTCATGATTCTCCACTTCGGATCCATCATTGGCATCGCGAGGTGAGTTGTCAGTCCTATCATGCCGGTCATCGTCTCCATCGTTCCTGTTAGGCTCTCTGCGGTTGCCACGTTCATCTCTAAGGCGGCCGTCTAACAGTCGTTTCTTCTGCATTTTCACCTTCTGCACATGGAAAGTGtaactaataaaataataaatttcaagATCACAGAATCACATATTTGAAAGTTCATATCCAAGTGATTGTTTATGTATAAGAATGCAATATTAATCTAAAGTAGAAGAAGTTTCTATAAAAGAACATCAAAATTAAAAGTTAAAAAATtggatcaaataaaattttaaacagaAGAACCAAATTAAATCCAATTAAACAATTCACATCCCTAGTCCTCCCTTAAAAGCACTTTTGCACAAAACAAATTTCCAATAAGTTCATTAAATTATAAAACAAATTTCTGCAATTTCAGCTACATGACAAGTTTTAGACAAAATGAGTGTACAATAAGACGAAATATTGTTAGACAATACGGATATACCAATGACTAAAATTAGAATACATATCAAATCCAGAGCCTTAACTAGCATTAGATAGACATCAGTTCCCAACAACGATCACCAAAACTGTTGCATATTTTTTTAATTGctctttttaatttatcgattttCTGTTTCTATAACTAGTTGCTAAGATAGTTTACAAATTTATGCATGCTGAGATGTCCAACGGGGGTAAACCCATCTCACAAACTTCCATATTCCagagatttataaaataatattggaAGGAAAGAACCACTCATTCAAACATCAGGCGACTTAGAGAATAATCAAAGAAATATTAGACCAACCTCTTGCCTCCTCTTTAACCTATCATTATCATCAATCAGCATTTTCTGCTTATATCAACATGTTTAGATAAATCCATTTGCATAAAGGTACAATTTTACAAATAGGGACAATGGAaggagtttaattaattattgttCCATTGCATTCTTTAACTATTCCTTAttgatttcttattttattttaatttttttataataactcTATGGATGAAACCTCtttctcatcatttttttttaattgattgaCACCAACAATTAAAACCTTGACTAGAAAGTTGTAAATGTGCTTTGGGTTCAGAGTAAAAGAACacaaaagtgaaaaaaataatacGACATAATCACGAGGCAAAAACAATATGCTTAACACTACAGAAAGAAGTCATACTGATGCAGATTGCTGCATGACAGGAGTCCCACCAGGTGCATTTGGATCACTGCATTAGAAAGAAGTCAGTGGTTCTCTCAATGTAGCCACTAATTTTGGGACACCAGATATGCTAAATTCTTACTTCATATAATTCTGAAAATACAGATCTTCTCGAACTTTTGAGGTGAGCTCCATTACGAGGTCTGGGTGTTTCAGCCTGAGATGCTTATGAACAAACTCAGGAGCGTGGAAAAGCTTTGTGCAACCCTTTGCTCCACATCCGTACTTCCAACCATATTTTTCATCTCGTATTTTCCTCACAAGAGGATCTAGAGCCTCGATAGCTGCTGCATCAATCTTATCTTTGGCTGTCAATGTTTCCAAGGGATCCTGACCTTCCAGTCTTGCTTGCCAGAATGAATCAAGTTTCTTCTCCCAATCAGATCCACTAGCATCAGTTCCATCATGTGTCTTATTGTCAGCTCTAACATGCCGAAGACCCTTGGCTTCAGATGACTCAGACATGCCGTAGTAATCCAAGCCATGGACACGCCACAGGTAGGTAATCAAAGTATCTAACAGTTCGACACCTTCAAGGCCCTTGATAGCATTCAGGCCACGTATAATTACAATTGGCCCCATGGAGCCTCCATGAGACTTCTCCACTTCCAACTTACCATGACCACTACTGGAAAGGACATTGTCCTCGATACCCTTCTCCATGTCAAGCTTACGGACCAAGGCTTGTGCTTGTTCAATGTCAACTTGAATTCGTCGAGGTTCAGAACTAACTGGGTGAGCCTTGGGAGTGGCAGAAAGCAGATCATTTTCTTTCTCTGTCCCCCTACCATGCCTTCTCCTTTTGCCACCAGGGCCCGCCTCATCTTCAGAGTTTGGTTCACTACCATTCCCAGACTTGCTAGCTGAAGAAGATGTTAATCCTGGTCCACTGATGATACAAGCAGGGAAAACGCAAGTCAAGGGAACATAAACCTTAGGAAAGCCCATATGAGGTCTAAGAAGAAACTCTTACAGGTCAAGTGTCCCACTCTGTAAATCAAGCAAGAATTCCTTTGCAAGAGTCCTGGCCTGTTCTTTCCTCCTGTGAAACATGCAACACATAATGATAGCACTAGAAGTGTGAAGATAATAATCTAATGAAGaagcaaaaatataaaaatgaaaccAAACTAGCCTGACCATATGAAGAAGAGACAAACAATAAAGCTTGTCTGGTTGAAACAGGGAAAAAGGGAGGAAATCCTCAAGTAAAAGACAGTGAAAATCATATTCAACGTACAATTACCAATAGTCttctaaaaacatgtctatgttgTTGCATACACTGAAACTCACCTTTCAATGACTGCCACTAAGTTAGTTGGATGATATTTGTCTTTCAACCTACACCAGGAGGCAGTCATGTAAAAAGTTTTCAATCATATTACATAACTTccatatgaaaatataataaaaaatggaATAATGTAAGCACCATGTACCATTGTTTTTCTTTATGAGCTTCAAAATAAGCACGCTTCTGAGTGGAAATGTATTCCGATCTGTATTCTTCATACctacatgatcaaaacttggattgAACATCCATACTAGCTAAACAACTAGCAGAATTGGCAAGTATTCTAATCCGATACAAGTTAAGTGGCAAGGTCAACAATGCTTATCACAAACTAACTCTTTGAAGTGATACCTAGTATCCCTAATACATGTACCTGTGCTCAGCTTCAGTGGGTGAAATATCATCTTCGAGTTCTTGAATGAACTGCTTGTATGTCATCAAACCTCCCCTGCAAAATGATGAACAAGTAGATAAATGAGAATTCCAAAAGTTATGGAATTTCAGCAATTgaaacccaaaaccatgagaaatccAACACAGTCATGTCATCCATGCTGCTAAAATAATACCATCTTCTCAATCGtagaaaagttttagcaaagCTTCATGTAACACTATTTTGTTTTCACATCATACTTCTTAAAAAACATATGATCCACAAGAGTAGACAAAGAAAATATATTCTGATGTTCCCTCAGACAATGCAACAATATTTAACCTCTGTATTATCTGATCTGGGACGATCAAGCCAAGTTCAAGTCGATCTCCAATTCGACTCAACCAGGCTCAGCCAGAGTTCGAGTCGAAATCCAAATAGAATCATAGATCCTAATCCAACCGAACCAAGCTCACGATCGAATCCAAGCTCAAGGACTAGAACAAACATAGTTTAAGCTTGACTCATGTTCAGCTCAAACCAAGTTTCAATCAAAGTCCAATTCAGCTCAACCGAGTTCAAGTTGAATTTTGATTCAACTCCACTCTGGCTGAATCCAATGCAAGCCCAATCTCAAGCTTCGAATCAAGTTGTGACTAGACCAACATCAGCTCCAATTGTAGCACACCATGGTCTAGAATGGTGGAACACCTACGATCCTACAACGATGAAGAGGTGACATGGGAACACTTTAGAAGGCTCATCCATCATGACTTTTACCCGATGGCCTATCATGAATATTAGTGGAAAAGATGGCATTACTTGCACCAAGGACAAGAACAATCGATGCAAGATTACACCACCAAGTCCCCCTACtgccggcaagcttgatatgaagtctaaggaaatgctctcccacggcctttctggtatgggcaacggctccaaaagtcccaccagcttccgctgctccaccttgtcttgttggcaagtgaggcacgttcgaacatattcctccgcatcagtccccatcttcggccggtagaaggccctctccacaagagccaaggttctgtgaataCCCGGATGTCCAACCCAAagagaatcgtgacactctcttaagagctcacgcctcaaattgtccacttgaggaacataaaccctattccttttgtgtacacgagtccctcatggacccaaaatcgtcgtgtcttgccttctttgatgagctgcatcagggttaATGCCCGGGGATCATTGTATAGTCCATTCTTGATCCTGGAAacgaagttggagtgcaattgatttgcttggcctctgccctccaactgtacagcattcactcgctccactttccggcttaatgcatcgaccacgacatttgcctttccaggcttgtactccattgtcatatcaaactcagcaAGGAAGTCCtgtcatcgtgcttgctttggggagagtttcttctgagtttaaaAATAggtcaaagcgatgttgtctgtcctcagcacaaatcacgatttaagaaggtagtgccgccaaactcgtagacagtggaccaccgctcgatctcgttgagcttgcggctctcataGGCCACCTCCTGCATAAGTACTCCCCCAATAACGAAGtcagaagcatctgtatggacttcgaagagctccccatagtccgacaatttgagcaccagttcttccaacacaacaaccttcagatcttggaatgcagcttcacatttATTAGATCACCTCCAAGGCtactccttcagcaactccgtcagtggagttgcacgcttcgaataccccgctatgaagcgtcgatagtagttgacgaaaccaaggaaggatctcagctcgagcaccttctttggagttcgccatttcgcaatagcttgcaccttcgatttgtccatccaaatggagccatcaccaattcgatgccccaagaatatgaTCTCCGTTTGAGCAAAAtaacacttctcccttttcacgaacaaagtgttctccttgagaaccttgaaaattgtccgaaggtgctcgacatgctcctcgagcgtttagttgtagacgacgatatcgtccaagtagacgaccacaaacttatccaaatactccttgaatagttggttcataagagtgcagaatatGGCCGGagaattggttaagccgaaaggcatcaccaagaactcaaacgctctatacctggtcacacaggtagttttCGCTTcgccgccttcagcaatgcgcacatgccagtaccccgaccggaggtcaagtttggagaaatacttggttttgcccaattggtcgaataaGTCCACGACGAGCGAGattggatacttgttcttcaccgtcactttgttgagggctcgataatcaatgcatagtcgAAGGCTCTCATCTTGTTtattttggaagagaactggagttcCGACGTGTGCTttagaactgcggatgagaccaccgcttagtagttcacctaactacTTTCCGAGCTCTGTCAACTCTGGagagggcatg of Musa acuminata AAA Group cultivar baxijiao chromosome BXJ1-7, Cavendish_Baxijiao_AAA, whole genome shotgun sequence contains these proteins:
- the LOC135679208 gene encoding serrate RNA effector molecule-like, which produces MADVIDMPTETLDRGLDIQPQRQESHGGGSPSSPARPPKRRDRDMTEKRDEYRARSPSLPPPPPLGQPRDDRDREYRRRGSRSPPPYRDRRHSPPRRSPPPGSFKRARRDDGGYERRRGSPRGGYGPDGRRYGYDYGGGYDRGGSGSRGGYGDERPHGRYMNHPSGYDGYGDGSEVIQRGGLMTYKQFIQELEDDISPTEAEHRYEEYRSEYISTQKRAYFEAHKEKQWLKDKYHPTNLVAVIERRKEQARTLAKEFLLDLQSGTLDLGPGLTSSSASKSGNGSEPNSEDEAGPGGKRRRHGRGTEKENDLLSATPKAHPVSSEPRRIQVDIEQAQALVRKLDMEKGIEDNVLSSSGHGKLEVEKSHGGSMGPIVIIRGLNAIKGLEGVELLDTLITYLWRVHGLDYYGMSESSEAKGLRHVRADNKTHDGTDASGSDWEKKLDSFWQARLEGQDPLETLTAKDKIDAAAIEALDPLVRKIRDEKYGWKYGCGAKGCTKLFHAPEFVHKHLRLKHPDLVMELTSKVREDLYFQNYMNDPNAPGGTPVMQQSASKVKMQKKRLLDGRLRDERGNRREPNRNDGDDDRHDRTDNSPRDANDGSEVENHDKPLYDAYGGQGLHGAFPSDIPPPPVLMPVPGAGPLGPFVPAPPEVAMRMLRDTSGPSSFEATGGRRGIKGRLGPQVSGSAPVLAMPPAFRHDPRRISYQDLDAPEDEVTVIDYRSL